The following proteins come from a genomic window of Flavobacterium crocinum:
- a CDS encoding undecaprenyl-phosphate glucose phosphotransferase encodes MNFLQKLAKYRFSRYFQLLFISWDIVLLNLAILISGIVKLENIDQLYLKETQTISLLANLIWIGLLLYKDSYRIIRVETIESILSRTIKKIIIHAAIVSIFVVSLDYDGISRFQLLYFYVFFFSFLMLSRVFSMKTLKYIRYKGYNFRNIIIVGANDTGKRVLKILSKNLTYGYRFLGFFDQSQNETISNILGGFDEIESFITKEQVDEMYVALHIDDIDVINKLIQICEHHMVRIKFIPDFQLYTKSSRVEISFYENMPVLMSRPEPLESTINRLIKKVFDVCFSFLVIILIFPWLFPIVMIMIKIESPGPVFFKQDRSGRDNKSFSCLKFRSMRLNKISDNVQAQKGDSRITKFGAFMRKTSIDELPQFFNVFIGNMSVVGPRPHMLFHTQEYSELINNYLVRQYAKPGITGWAQINGYRGETKKLIDMENRVEFDIWYIENWSLLLDLKIIVKTVLNIFQGEKNAY; translated from the coding sequence ATGAATTTTTTACAAAAACTAGCGAAATATCGTTTTTCCAGATATTTTCAATTGCTTTTTATTTCTTGGGATATTGTACTGTTAAATTTAGCAATACTCATCTCTGGAATTGTCAAACTGGAAAATATTGATCAATTATATCTGAAAGAAACCCAAACGATATCTTTATTAGCTAATTTAATCTGGATTGGTCTTTTGTTGTATAAAGATTCTTATCGAATCATTAGAGTAGAAACAATAGAATCGATCTTATCAAGAACTATAAAAAAAATTATCATTCATGCCGCAATAGTATCCATTTTTGTGGTGTCATTGGATTATGATGGTATAAGCAGATTTCAACTTCTTTATTTTTACGTTTTTTTCTTTTCTTTTTTAATGTTATCAAGAGTTTTCTCCATGAAGACTTTAAAATACATTCGATACAAAGGTTATAATTTTAGAAATATAATTATTGTAGGAGCAAACGATACCGGTAAAAGAGTGCTAAAAATATTGTCAAAAAACTTAACATATGGTTACCGTTTTTTAGGTTTTTTTGATCAAAGTCAAAATGAAACGATATCCAATATTTTAGGCGGATTTGATGAAATTGAAAGTTTTATAACAAAAGAACAAGTGGATGAAATGTATGTCGCTCTTCATATAGATGACATTGATGTTATAAATAAACTTATTCAGATTTGTGAACATCACATGGTGCGAATTAAGTTTATTCCAGATTTTCAATTGTATACTAAATCAAGCCGGGTTGAGATTTCTTTTTATGAAAACATGCCCGTTTTAATGTCACGTCCTGAACCTTTGGAGAGTACTATTAATAGACTGATCAAAAAAGTATTTGATGTTTGTTTTTCTTTTTTGGTTATCATTTTAATATTTCCCTGGTTATTTCCAATAGTAATGATAATGATTAAAATTGAATCTCCTGGGCCAGTTTTTTTTAAACAAGATAGATCAGGAAGAGATAATAAATCATTTTCATGCTTAAAATTTCGAAGCATGCGTCTCAATAAGATTTCGGATAATGTGCAGGCTCAAAAAGGTGACAGCCGTATCACTAAATTCGGTGCTTTTATGAGAAAAACAAGTATTGATGAACTGCCACAATTTTTTAATGTTTTTATAGGTAATATGTCTGTTGTTGGGCCTAGGCCACACATGTTGTTCCATACACAGGAATATAGCGAGTTAATCAATAATTATCTGGTGCGTCAATACGCAAAACCTGGAATTACTGGCTGGGCGCAGATTAATGGTTACCGTGGTGAGACTAAAAAACTTATTGACATGGAAAATAGAGTAGAATTTGATATCTGGTATATAGAAAACTGGAGTTTACTCTTAGATTTAAAAATTATCGTAAAAACGGTCTTGAATATTTTTCAAGGAGAAAAAAATGCCTACTAA
- a CDS encoding BamA/TamA family outer membrane protein, with amino-acid sequence MNNLKIVYVFCFCWISLFCNAQNDSLSVGNRDILDVIHKIFDKNDSIKTDHQKKLAFSLLPVPVDVNSSTGLVVSFLTTFYLGEDHEKTKMSQVTFSPYFSFTKQYVFPVQSYVYTSENKWNFIGDYRYMIYPQDTYGLGEHDSKDKMSTLDYQQWRFYQFITRKIVGNYRLGTGFLFDNYQNISEESYIDGETDYYQYMNGDFSDETSFGFAIQGLYDSRENIINPKQGLYVEADLRINTSGVDGDKWQSLYIDARKYHSFSKTKHRVWASRAFYWSTFGGKPHYLDLPSIGWDRDGKTGRGFTKNRYRSNALIYFETEYRTDISRNGFFGAVFFTNISSVSKLDTYEFKKWNPAVGTGIRIKWNKRNGSNLALDYGISKNDWSLRLGLSENF; translated from the coding sequence ATGAATAATTTAAAAATTGTATATGTCTTCTGTTTCTGCTGGATAAGTTTGTTTTGTAATGCACAAAACGACAGCTTGAGTGTGGGAAATCGGGATATATTGGATGTTATTCATAAAATTTTTGATAAAAATGATTCCATTAAAACGGACCATCAAAAAAAACTGGCTTTCTCTTTACTTCCTGTTCCTGTCGATGTAAATTCCAGTACAGGTCTTGTTGTTTCTTTTTTAACTACTTTTTATTTGGGCGAAGACCATGAAAAAACCAAAATGTCGCAGGTTACTTTTTCGCCTTATTTTAGTTTTACCAAACAATATGTTTTTCCGGTTCAGTCTTACGTTTACACTAGTGAAAATAAATGGAATTTTATCGGTGATTACCGGTATATGATTTATCCTCAGGATACTTACGGTTTGGGCGAACACGATTCAAAGGATAAAATGTCAACACTCGATTATCAGCAATGGCGATTTTATCAATTCATTACCCGAAAGATCGTGGGAAATTATCGTTTAGGTACCGGTTTTCTTTTTGATAATTATCAGAATATTTCTGAAGAATCTTATATAGATGGTGAAACCGATTATTACCAATATATGAATGGCGATTTCTCAGACGAGACTTCGTTTGGATTTGCGATTCAGGGTTTATATGATTCTCGGGAAAACATCATTAATCCAAAGCAAGGATTATATGTTGAAGCCGATTTACGTATCAATACCAGCGGAGTTGACGGAGATAAATGGCAATCCTTATATATTGATGCCCGTAAATACCATTCTTTCAGCAAAACCAAACACAGAGTCTGGGCTTCAAGAGCTTTTTACTGGTCAACATTTGGCGGAAAGCCTCATTATCTGGATTTGCCAAGTATTGGCTGGGATCGGGATGGAAAAACGGGAAGAGGTTTTACCAAAAACAGATATCGAAGCAATGCCTTAATTTACTTTGAAACCGAATATCGAACAGACATCAGCCGAAATGGTTTTTTTGGTGCGGTATTTTTTACCAATATTTCTTCTGTTTCCAAATTGGATACTTACGAATTTAAAAAGTGGAATCCCGCTGTTGGAACAGGAATCCGCATCAAATGGAACAAACGAAACGGAAGTAATTTGGCTTTAGATTACGGAATTAGTAAAAACGACTGGTCGCTTCGTTTGGGGTTATCAGAAAATTTCTAA
- a CDS encoding undecaprenyl-phosphate glucose phosphotransferase has translation MKILEELSHIRMSRYFKLLFVCWDIILLNASILLSALARYGRVEEIFLKEEKTVSLVANLIWIGLLLNKDSYRMVRIERIESIISRTIRKLLIHASLIAVFVVFLNFSDISRVRLLYFYLFFFGILLISRYISMKLLKEIRAKGYNFKKFVVVGANETGEKMRKILAKNLTYGYKFLGFFDEKNDSLKETYSPFLGGFDKVQEFLVKEKVDELYVALHIDNVETINKLIKICEQNMVRIKFIPDFQLYTKSNKVEVSFYENTPVLMLRQEPLELAINRLLKKIFDVCFSSLVILTIFPWLFPLVTLVIKIESPGPVFFKQKRSGRDNRPFTCLKFRSMFVNDLAHDKQAGKGDSRITKFGAFMRKTSIDELPQFFNVLFGNMSVVGPRPHMINLAKEYGELIDNYSVRHYAKPGITGWAQVNGYRGETKKLEDMENRVDCDIWYIENWSLLLDIKIIIRTIMNIVKGEENAY, from the coding sequence ATGAAAATTTTAGAAGAATTATCACATATCCGAATGTCTCGTTATTTCAAACTTTTGTTTGTCTGCTGGGATATAATTTTATTAAATGCATCAATACTTCTTTCTGCTTTAGCAAGATATGGCAGGGTTGAGGAAATATTTCTAAAAGAAGAAAAAACGGTTTCTTTAGTTGCTAATTTAATATGGATTGGATTACTTCTTAATAAAGATTCCTACAGAATGGTCCGTATTGAACGTATTGAATCTATTATTAGTCGTACAATTCGAAAACTTCTCATTCATGCCTCTCTAATAGCTGTCTTTGTTGTCTTTTTAAACTTTTCAGATATTTCAAGAGTTCGATTACTGTACTTTTATTTATTCTTTTTTGGAATCTTACTTATTTCTCGTTATATCTCCATGAAGCTTTTAAAAGAAATAAGGGCAAAAGGATATAATTTTAAAAAGTTTGTTGTTGTTGGCGCTAATGAAACAGGCGAAAAAATGCGTAAGATATTGGCCAAAAATTTGACTTACGGATATAAATTTTTAGGTTTTTTTGATGAAAAGAACGACAGTCTAAAAGAAACGTATAGTCCATTTTTAGGAGGTTTTGACAAGGTTCAGGAGTTTCTTGTCAAAGAAAAAGTAGATGAACTTTATGTCGCCCTTCATATTGACAATGTTGAAACAATAAATAAATTAATAAAAATATGTGAGCAAAATATGGTTAGGATAAAATTTATTCCTGATTTCCAATTGTATACAAAATCGAACAAAGTTGAGGTTTCATTCTATGAAAACACTCCAGTATTAATGCTTCGACAAGAGCCTTTGGAGTTGGCAATCAATAGATTGCTGAAAAAAATATTTGATGTTTGTTTTTCTTCATTAGTCATTTTAACGATTTTTCCATGGCTTTTTCCATTAGTGACTTTAGTGATCAAAATAGAATCACCAGGCCCTGTTTTTTTTAAACAAAAACGTTCAGGACGTGATAACAGGCCTTTTACTTGTCTGAAATTTAGAAGCATGTTTGTTAATGATCTGGCCCATGACAAACAGGCTGGAAAAGGAGATAGTCGTATAACTAAATTTGGGGCTTTTATGCGTAAAACGAGTATAGATGAGCTACCTCAGTTTTTTAATGTACTTTTTGGTAATATGTCTGTTGTTGGGCCTAGACCTCACATGATCAATCTTGCAAAAGAATATGGTGAATTAATCGATAATTATTCAGTCCGTCATTATGCTAAACCAGGAATTACAGGTTGGGCACAAGTTAACGGTTATCGTGGCGAGACCAAAAAACTTGAAGATATGGAAAACAGGGTCGATTGTGATATTTGGTATATCGAAAATTGGAGTCTTTTGCTGGATATAAAAATTATTATTAGAACAATTATGAATATTGTTAAGGGGGAAGAAAATGCCTATTAG
- a CDS encoding DUF5009 domain-containing protein, translated as MKIKENLFNQRIISIDALRGITIFVMIFVNELASVQNVPQWMKHMPADADAMTFVDLVFPAFLFIVGMSVPFAFNTRIIKGDSAKTIWTHTLKRALALIIIGVFMVNAEYGYDASKMIISPVFWGLLAYIMPIPIWNKYPKDFPLWLKNVLQYGGILVLITLYFLYIQDTGERGMTPKWWGILGLIGWAYLLTVVYYWLVSGNLWAMIGFLIFSVVMNSLNLTENSFVHNTFWLSFIAGHLTHGALVSAGVVISLLFFDRKIENKINWPVVAFIILFFSVGFALRPLFGISKIKGTPSWTMISAGICTVLFYFLYWLMEIKKQTKWSAFFMPAAANPLLIYILPGVIYYFCKAFNIHIIPGYFREGVPGIIWSLVFSTIMLFVMKILNKYKIQLHL; from the coding sequence ATGAAAATAAAAGAGAATTTATTCAATCAAAGAATTATTTCTATTGATGCTTTACGTGGAATTACCATTTTTGTAATGATTTTTGTAAATGAACTGGCTAGTGTTCAAAATGTGCCACAATGGATGAAACATATGCCTGCAGATGCAGATGCCATGACTTTTGTTGATTTAGTTTTTCCCGCTTTTTTATTTATTGTCGGAATGTCTGTTCCTTTTGCTTTTAACACCAGAATAATAAAAGGAGACAGTGCCAAAACAATTTGGACACATACTCTTAAGAGAGCTTTGGCACTTATTATTATTGGAGTTTTTATGGTAAATGCCGAATATGGTTACGATGCTTCTAAAATGATTATTTCGCCAGTCTTTTGGGGACTTTTAGCCTACATAATGCCAATTCCGATTTGGAATAAATATCCGAAAGATTTTCCGCTTTGGCTCAAAAATGTATTGCAATATGGAGGTATTTTAGTTCTTATTACACTATACTTTTTATACATTCAGGATACCGGCGAACGTGGAATGACTCCAAAATGGTGGGGAATTCTCGGTTTAATTGGTTGGGCATACCTTTTAACCGTTGTCTATTACTGGCTGGTTTCAGGAAATTTGTGGGCCATGATCGGATTTCTGATTTTTAGTGTAGTGATGAACTCTCTAAATCTTACCGAAAATTCATTTGTTCACAATACTTTCTGGTTGAGTTTTATAGCGGGACATCTTACGCATGGTGCACTCGTCTCTGCTGGAGTCGTAATCTCATTACTATTTTTTGATCGAAAAATTGAAAATAAAATCAATTGGCCTGTAGTTGCTTTTATCATTTTGTTTTTTTCAGTTGGATTTGCTTTAAGACCTTTATTCGGAATCTCAAAAATAAAAGGAACTCCATCCTGGACAATGATCTCAGCGGGAATCTGTACTGTATTGTTTTACTTTTTATATTGGTTGATGGAAATTAAAAAACAAACCAAATGGAGTGCTTTTTTTATGCCCGCAGCAGCAAATCCGCTTTTAATTTATATACTTCCGGGAGTGATTTATTATTTCTGTAAAGCATTTAACATTCATATTATTCCGGGATATTTCAGAGAAGGTGTTCCGGGAATTATCTGGTCTTTAGTATTTTCTACAATTATGCTTTTCGTAATGAAAATACTGAATAAATATAAAATTCAATTGCATTTGTAG
- a CDS encoding glycosyltransferase family 2 protein codes for MQLSVIILNYNVRYFLEQCVLSVQEAITAIDAEIIVVDNNSSDESVLMMKEKFPEVKLIENKENFGFPKGNNIGFRQAKGKYICILNPDTVVGEDTFLKILAFAEKQNNLGIIGCKLIDGTGAFLPESKRGIPTPWVAFTKIFSLYKIFPGTKLFNQYYAQHLNENETGKVDILVGAFMFLEKKLYEELKGFDENCFMYADDIDLSYRALLLEKTNFYFHETAVLHYKGESTVKDEKYMKRFQESMNFFYQKHFRKSWFFSIFIKIGAFLFSIAKMFQGKQKENPLPESYFLCSENENFTEKLASILQNKVGFLDFKEEKMVNSCLILKGKRAEIILDNHYVSFKKCIEIIETLKDKKVTFKIFPKKTGFIIGSNSRNDRGQIIKIE; via the coding sequence ATGCAGTTATCGGTTATTATTCTCAATTATAATGTGCGTTACTTTCTGGAACAATGCGTTTTAAGTGTTCAGGAGGCAATCACGGCAATCGATGCTGAAATTATTGTTGTAGATAATAATTCATCAGACGAAAGTGTTTTGATGATGAAAGAAAAATTTCCAGAAGTAAAATTGATTGAAAACAAGGAAAATTTTGGTTTTCCGAAGGGAAATAATATTGGTTTTCGTCAGGCGAAAGGAAAGTACATCTGTATTTTGAATCCAGATACCGTTGTGGGAGAAGATACATTCTTGAAGATTCTGGCTTTCGCCGAAAAGCAAAATAATCTAGGAATTATCGGTTGTAAACTGATTGATGGAACAGGAGCGTTTTTGCCTGAAAGTAAAAGAGGAATTCCGACACCCTGGGTTGCCTTTACGAAGATTTTTAGTCTTTATAAAATCTTTCCTGGAACCAAACTTTTTAATCAATACTATGCCCAGCATTTGAATGAGAACGAGACAGGAAAAGTTGATATTCTCGTTGGAGCTTTTATGTTTTTAGAAAAAAAACTGTACGAAGAGTTAAAAGGTTTCGACGAAAATTGTTTTATGTATGCAGATGATATCGATTTGTCATATCGCGCTTTGCTGTTGGAAAAGACTAATTTTTATTTTCATGAAACAGCAGTTCTGCATTATAAAGGAGAAAGCACAGTAAAAGATGAAAAGTACATGAAACGATTTCAGGAATCGATGAATTTCTTTTATCAAAAACATTTCAGGAAATCGTGGTTCTTTAGTATCTTTATTAAAATTGGTGCTTTTTTATTTTCAATAGCTAAAATGTTTCAGGGAAAACAAAAAGAGAACCCATTGCCGGAAAGTTATTTTTTATGCTCCGAAAATGAGAATTTCACTGAAAAACTGGCTTCGATTTTGCAAAATAAAGTTGGTTTTTTAGATTTCAAAGAGGAAAAAATGGTAAATTCGTGCCTGATTTTAAAGGGTAAAAGAGCTGAGATCATTTTGGATAATCACTATGTTTCATTCAAAAAATGTATCGAAATCATAGAAACTCTTAAAGATAAGAAGGTTACTTTTAAAATATTTCCTAAAAAAACGGGTTTTATTATTGGAAGTAACTCCAGAAATGACAGAGGGCAAATTATAAAAATTGAGTAA
- a CDS encoding polysaccharide biosynthesis/export family protein — MKSQFLLQVKTISFLSLLFLFFSCASKKNILYYQDVDSLKTEHTSSYEVKIQPDDLLMIIVSADDPEAAIPFNLKTVSVSGNNRQDLARSQETVQLYLVDNNGNIEFPVLGKIHVGGLSRTEVLQFLQNKIENYIKNPIVNVRITNFKISLQGEVNLPGTYPINSERITLIEALSMAKDLTIYGKRNNILIIRENNGVKSYNRVDITKSDFINSPFYYLNQNDVVYVEPNRTRVNSSAVGPNTSVIISAVSILVSLAVLIFK, encoded by the coding sequence ATGAAATCTCAATTTCTTCTTCAGGTAAAAACGATTAGTTTTTTATCTCTCTTATTTCTGTTTTTTTCTTGTGCTTCAAAAAAAAACATTCTCTATTATCAGGATGTTGATTCTTTGAAAACAGAGCATACATCTTCTTATGAAGTTAAAATCCAGCCAGATGATTTATTAATGATTATTGTGTCTGCAGATGATCCTGAAGCGGCAATACCATTTAATTTAAAAACAGTCAGTGTGTCTGGAAATAATAGGCAGGATTTAGCACGTAGTCAGGAAACTGTTCAGCTTTATTTGGTTGATAATAACGGAAACATTGAATTTCCTGTATTAGGTAAAATTCACGTAGGAGGTTTAAGTCGTACTGAAGTATTGCAATTTTTGCAGAATAAAATTGAGAATTATATTAAAAATCCAATTGTGAATGTCCGCATCACGAATTTCAAAATTTCATTGCAGGGAGAAGTTAATTTACCAGGAACATATCCAATAAATTCAGAACGAATCACGCTTATTGAAGCTTTAAGCATGGCGAAGGATTTGACTATTTATGGTAAAAGAAATAATATTCTCATTATTAGGGAAAATAATGGGGTAAAGTCATATAATCGAGTAGATATTACGAAATCAGATTTTATAAATTCTCCTTTTTATTATTTAAACCAAAATGATGTAGTGTATGTTGAACCTAATAGAACAAGAGTAAATTCTTCGGCAGTGGGGCCAAATACTTCGGTAATAATATCGGCCGTCTCTATTTTAGTATCGCTCGCCGTATTAATTTTTAAATAA
- a CDS encoding GumC family protein, whose product MKDFYNDIIDNEAEDVDVKEQLYKYLVHWRWFLGSIIVCIILAFLYLRYTTPNYEAVTSILVKDEKKGGMLSELSAFSDLGLGGNMKNNVDNEIEVLKSRTLVENTIKKLNLTTGLFVEGKVIDRDIYAQAPIRINFINKSVAFNEAEAILKCDLLDLNTFSLENETENQETFIIKNKKEFKFGEKIQTKIGTLIIDKTSFFSMKETDDLKSINIVISPLDEVTENFREKLKVESVSKTSSVVNISISDPVGKKAEDFLDNMIQIYNNDAAEDKNYISENTSKFIAGRLSLIAKELDGVEQDVESFKKTNRLTDIDSEAKLFIEDAAEYDKKGIETEIQLNVASSLLDFIKKSNNSDLLPTNMISDKGDAGALINSYNQLVLDRNRILKSATTENPSVIKLDQQISSLKVSVVESIKRLQSNLQIQNRDFKGQEGILKSKIGKIPVQERQFRVIARQQKVKEELYLYLLQKREETAISLAATEPNARVIDAARADKKPISPKKKIIYLAGLLLGICVPFGIIYTNNLLDTKIKSKLDLEGKTPIPFIGDVPTSHDTKELIKTESRSSSAEAIRIVRTNLEFMLNKVPNGVAKTIFVTSTFSSEGKTFISANLAGTFALSGKKVLLAGMDIRNPKFSEYIDVPNLGLTNYLSSSDKNIQDYIIKHKKFENFYILPSGIIPPNPAELLMGKKVDELFEQLKKEYDYIIVDTAPVSLVTDTLLIAKNADTFVYVMRANVLEKHMLSIANTLYKENKLPNMCIVLNDTDSTKGYGYGYGYGTVLNKPWYKRFF is encoded by the coding sequence ATGAAAGATTTTTATAATGATATAATTGACAATGAGGCTGAAGATGTTGATGTTAAGGAACAGTTATATAAATATTTAGTTCATTGGCGTTGGTTTTTAGGGAGTATTATAGTTTGTATAATATTGGCTTTTTTATACCTGCGATATACAACACCCAATTATGAAGCCGTAACCAGTATTTTGGTAAAAGATGAAAAGAAAGGAGGTATGCTTTCTGAATTATCTGCTTTTTCGGATTTAGGATTAGGTGGTAATATGAAGAATAATGTTGATAATGAAATAGAAGTTTTAAAATCCAGGACATTAGTTGAAAATACCATAAAAAAACTAAATCTTACTACAGGATTATTTGTTGAGGGAAAAGTTATTGACCGTGATATTTATGCACAAGCACCAATCAGGATCAATTTTATAAATAAATCAGTTGCATTTAATGAAGCGGAGGCTATTTTGAAATGTGATTTGTTGGACCTGAATACTTTTTCATTAGAAAATGAAACAGAAAACCAGGAAACTTTTATTATAAAAAATAAAAAGGAATTTAAATTCGGAGAAAAAATCCAAACAAAAATCGGTACACTGATTATTGACAAAACTTCTTTTTTTTCAATGAAAGAAACGGACGATCTTAAATCTATTAATATAGTGATAAGCCCGCTTGATGAAGTAACAGAAAACTTTAGGGAAAAATTAAAAGTCGAGTCTGTAAGCAAAACCAGCAGTGTAGTAAATATTTCTATTTCAGATCCAGTTGGGAAAAAAGCAGAAGATTTTTTAGATAATATGATTCAGATTTATAATAATGATGCGGCCGAGGATAAAAATTATATTTCAGAGAACACGTCTAAATTTATTGCTGGTCGTTTAAGTTTAATTGCCAAAGAGTTGGATGGAGTTGAGCAGGATGTAGAATCTTTTAAAAAAACAAATAGACTGACAGATATTGATTCTGAAGCAAAACTTTTTATTGAAGATGCAGCAGAATATGATAAAAAAGGGATCGAAACAGAAATTCAGTTGAACGTTGCCTCTTCATTATTAGATTTTATTAAAAAAAGCAATAATTCAGATTTATTACCAACAAATATGATCTCTGATAAAGGGGATGCAGGTGCATTAATTAATTCCTATAATCAACTAGTTCTCGATAGAAATCGAATTTTAAAGTCGGCTACTACTGAAAATCCATCAGTAATAAAACTTGATCAGCAGATCAGTTCTTTAAAAGTAAGTGTTGTGGAAAGCATCAAACGTTTACAATCTAATCTTCAAATTCAAAATAGAGATTTTAAGGGGCAGGAAGGAATTTTGAAAAGTAAAATTGGCAAGATTCCAGTTCAGGAACGTCAATTCAGAGTTATTGCCAGACAGCAAAAGGTCAAAGAAGAATTGTATCTGTACTTATTACAGAAAAGAGAAGAAACTGCAATTTCTTTGGCAGCTACAGAGCCAAATGCTCGTGTAATTGATGCCGCTAGAGCTGATAAAAAACCAATAAGTCCTAAGAAGAAAATTATATATCTGGCTGGTTTACTGCTGGGCATATGTGTTCCTTTTGGCATTATTTATACCAATAATTTATTAGATACAAAAATTAAGAGTAAGCTAGATTTGGAAGGAAAAACGCCAATTCCTTTTATTGGTGATGTTCCCACTTCTCATGATACAAAGGAATTGATAAAAACAGAAAGCCGGTCAAGTTCTGCTGAAGCAATACGAATTGTGCGAACCAATTTGGAGTTTATGCTCAACAAAGTACCAAATGGAGTTGCTAAAACTATTTTCGTAACCTCTACTTTTTCTTCAGAAGGAAAAACATTTATTTCTGCAAATCTTGCAGGGACTTTTGCATTATCAGGAAAAAAAGTTTTGCTTGCAGGTATGGATATTAGAAATCCTAAGTTTTCAGAATATATTGATGTTCCTAATTTGGGTCTAACAAACTATTTGTCATCTTCAGATAAGAATATTCAGGACTATATCATAAAACATAAGAAGTTTGAAAATTTTTATATTCTTCCTTCTGGTATAATTCCTCCCAATCCCGCTGAATTACTAATGGGAAAAAAAGTAGATGAACTGTTTGAACAGCTAAAAAAAGAATATGATTATATAATTGTTGATACAGCGCCAGTTAGTTTGGTTACAGATACTTTATTGATAGCTAAAAATGCTGATACTTTCGTTTATGTTATGAGAGCAAATGTATTAGAGAAACATATGCTGTCAATTGCAAATACACTTTATAAAGAAAATAAACTTCCAAATATGTGTATTGTACTTAACGACACAGATTCTACAAAAGGTTATGGTTATGGATATGGTTATGGAACAGTTTTGAATAAACCTTGGTACAAACGATTTTTTTGA
- a CDS encoding tyrosine-protein phosphatase yields the protein MFTFFKSRPFLKDLLGGDYVDIHSHLLPGIDDGAKDIEKTKKLTKGFQELGISQFITTPHISHYIWNNSEQKIIEKYDETQSLLKGENLNPSFKTAAEYFMDDWFGNHLKTEKLLTLKDNYVLVEMSYINAPVQLYKIIFDLQVAGYIPVLAHPERYLFYSKNLKEYDKIKNAGCKFQLNLLSMVGYYGKDITQTAEHLLKKGLYDFVGTDVHHGKHIACFEQKVKTDQISNLKEIIKNNQFFRF from the coding sequence ATGTTTACATTCTTTAAATCGAGACCTTTTTTGAAAGACCTTTTAGGAGGCGATTATGTCGATATCCATTCGCATCTCCTGCCTGGAATAGATGATGGCGCAAAAGACATTGAAAAAACAAAAAAACTTACAAAAGGATTTCAGGAACTGGGAATCTCCCAGTTTATTACGACTCCACATATAAGTCATTATATCTGGAATAACTCCGAACAGAAGATTATCGAAAAATATGATGAAACCCAATCTTTATTAAAAGGAGAAAACCTCAATCCTTCGTTTAAAACTGCTGCTGAATATTTTATGGATGACTGGTTTGGAAATCATCTCAAAACAGAAAAACTCCTTACTCTAAAAGATAATTATGTACTGGTAGAAATGTCGTATATAAATGCTCCTGTACAGTTGTACAAAATAATATTCGACCTACAAGTTGCAGGATATATTCCCGTTTTAGCACATCCGGAAAGATATCTGTTTTATAGTAAAAATTTAAAGGAATACGATAAAATTAAAAATGCTGGTTGTAAATTTCAACTTAACTTATTGTCAATGGTAGGATACTATGGAAAAGACATCACTCAGACAGCAGAACATCTCTTAAAAAAAGGACTTTATGATTTTGTTGGGACAGATGTTCATCATGGTAAACATATTGCATGTTTTGAACAAAAAGTAAAAACGGACCAAATATCTAATTTAAAGGAAATTATAAAAAACAATCAATTCTTTAGGTTTTAA